Proteins from one Nitratidesulfovibrio sp. genomic window:
- a CDS encoding glycosyltransferase, which yields MPITPQPCPAVSVVLPVWNAAATLPATLHSLLAQTGADFEVVAVDDGSTDATPALLAAFAAQDARIRPARIAHGGIVAALNHGLALARGRYVARMDADDTCHPQRLALQSAYLDAHPHIGLVGCRVDFGGDRERCGGYARHVDWVNTLLDPTEIALARFRESPFAHPSVMFRAHLPGLHGTYSDGPFPEDYELWLRWMDAGVAMAKLPHTLLTWNDPPDRLSRTHPNYAEDGFYSLKGLYLSRWLARHNPRHPEVWVVGAGRTSRRRARQLMEQGITVRAWIDIDPRKIGNRVDGLPVLGREAMPAPGEGFLVAYLAGHGAAEELAAFLDGAGYVQGRDYILAA from the coding sequence ATGCCCATCACGCCCCAGCCCTGCCCCGCCGTCAGCGTCGTGCTGCCCGTCTGGAACGCCGCCGCCACCCTGCCCGCCACGCTGCACAGCCTGCTGGCGCAAACCGGCGCGGACTTCGAGGTGGTGGCCGTGGACGACGGCTCCACCGACGCCACCCCCGCCCTGCTCGCCGCGTTCGCCGCGCAGGACGCCCGCATCCGCCCGGCGCGCATCGCCCACGGCGGCATCGTGGCCGCGCTGAACCACGGCCTTGCCCTTGCCCGTGGCCGCTACGTCGCCCGCATGGACGCCGACGACACCTGCCACCCGCAACGCCTGGCCCTGCAAAGCGCCTATCTGGACGCGCACCCGCACATCGGGCTGGTGGGCTGCCGGGTGGACTTCGGCGGCGACCGCGAGCGCTGCGGCGGCTACGCCCGTCACGTGGACTGGGTGAACACCCTGCTGGACCCCACGGAGATCGCGCTGGCGCGTTTTCGCGAATCGCCCTTCGCGCACCCTTCCGTGATGTTCCGTGCGCACCTGCCCGGCCTGCACGGCACGTACAGCGACGGCCCCTTTCCGGAAGACTACGAACTGTGGCTGCGCTGGATGGACGCGGGCGTGGCCATGGCCAAGCTGCCGCACACCCTGCTGACCTGGAACGACCCGCCGGACCGCCTTTCGCGCACCCACCCCAACTACGCGGAAGACGGGTTCTACAGCCTGAAGGGGCTGTATCTGTCCCGCTGGCTGGCCCGGCACAACCCGCGCCACCCCGAGGTGTGGGTTGTGGGCGCGGGCCGCACCAGCCGCCGCCGGGCGCGCCAGTTGATGGAACAGGGCATCACGGTGCGCGCGTGGATCGACATCGACCCGCGCAAGATCGGCAACCGGGTGGACGGCCTGCCCGTGCTGGGGCGCGAGGCCATGCCCGCGCCGGGCGAAGGGTTTCTGGTGGCGTACCTTGCCGGACACGGCGCTGCGGAAGAGCTGGCCGCC
- a CDS encoding ATP-binding protein codes for MKCKRCKETAVVALPSHHTGFCAECFLLFFTRQVERGIKERKLFTHDDRILVALSGGKDSLSLMLELSRLGYDVTGLHIDLAIPGSSPAARGVVERFCQKHDLNLIVKEMGAEGLAIPDVKARLNRPVCSACGKIKRYFFNKTALDENFTVLATGHNLDDEIARLFSNTLRWDVAYLSDQGPDLAAEGGFARKVKPLWRLSEFETANYAFLMGIEHHYAPCPYSGGASFTFYKKLLTDLEEEMPGRKLDFYQGFLERGRPVFARADNEDGVDLSGCTRCNYPTSNEVCGVCRIRDALRDKAEHTEQAEQAE; via the coding sequence ATGAAATGCAAACGCTGCAAGGAGACGGCCGTCGTCGCCCTGCCCAGCCACCATACCGGATTCTGCGCCGAATGCTTCCTGCTGTTCTTCACCCGGCAGGTGGAGCGCGGCATCAAGGAACGCAAGCTGTTCACCCATGACGACCGCATCCTGGTCGCCCTTTCCGGCGGCAAGGATTCGCTGAGCCTGATGCTGGAACTTTCGCGGCTGGGCTACGACGTGACCGGCCTGCACATCGACCTGGCCATTCCCGGCTCCTCGCCCGCCGCGCGCGGGGTAGTGGAACGCTTCTGCCAAAAGCACGACCTGAACCTGATCGTGAAGGAAATGGGGGCCGAGGGACTGGCCATTCCCGACGTAAAGGCCCGGCTGAACAGGCCGGTGTGTTCGGCCTGCGGCAAGATCAAGCGCTACTTCTTCAACAAGACCGCACTGGACGAAAACTTCACCGTGCTGGCCACCGGCCACAACCTGGACGACGAAATCGCCCGGCTGTTCAGCAACACCCTGCGCTGGGACGTGGCCTACCTGAGCGACCAGGGCCCCGACCTTGCCGCAGAAGGCGGCTTTGCCCGCAAGGTGAAGCCCCTGTGGCGGCTTTCGGAATTCGAGACCGCCAACTACGCCTTCCTCATGGGCATAGAACACCACTACGCGCCCTGCCCGTATTCCGGCGGGGCCAGCTTCACCTTCTACAAGAAGCTGCTGACCGACCTTGAGGAAGAAATGCCCGGTCGCAAGCTGGACTTCTACCAGGGCTTCCTGGAACGGGGCCGCCCGGTGTTCGCCCGTGCCGACAACGAGGACGGCGTGGACCTGAGCGGCTGCACCCGCTGCAACTACCCCACCTCCAACGAGGTGTGCGGGGTGTGCCGGATCCGCGATGCCCTGCGCGACAAGGCGGAACATACAGAGCAGGCGGAACAGGCGGAATAG
- a CDS encoding response regulator → MSAKKILVVDDEKHIRMLYQEELEGEGYTVAVSDGREPILDVVAREKPLVVVLDIKLGPDLSGLDLLQEIRRGEPTLPVILSTAYDSFQHDLKSVVADYYVVKSVDLTELKAKVALAIEKRS, encoded by the coding sequence ATGTCGGCCAAGAAGATCCTTGTCGTGGACGATGAAAAGCACATCCGCATGCTGTACCAGGAAGAACTGGAGGGCGAAGGCTACACCGTGGCCGTGTCCGACGGGCGAGAGCCCATCCTCGACGTGGTGGCCCGCGAAAAGCCCCTGGTGGTGGTGCTGGACATCAAGCTGGGGCCGGACCTTTCGGGGCTGGACCTGTTGCAGGAAATCCGCCGGGGCGAACCCACCCTGCCGGTCATCCTGTCCACCGCCTACGACTCCTTCCAGCACGACCTGAAATCGGTGGTGGCGGACTACTACGTGGTCAAGTCCGTGGATCTTACGGAACTGAAGGCCAAGGTGGCGCTGGCCATCGAAAAGCGCTCCTAG
- a CDS encoding ATP-binding protein, with the protein MPDSLFPVGRRVALNRLIYMGILVASVLPLVLILGVMNLHLGVSFREMVFGQAREIADRHSQKIDDFLHERLASVQMLVEAQGAGLLDPANLNRKLEAMRSAYGGVYVDLGMVDDAGIQRVYAGPHRLEGTDYSHENWFLQAGARDVFISDVFMGVRKSPHFIVAVKLMVDGRAWILRSTIDFASFVSLVEDVRVGSTGQACIINRGGAFQTSGGRHSAGDGAQLAAFARRVFGGGIAGMDQDRAFEEGDMLYAMSRLKGGDWVLVFQQSSREALQGLHAAQRTLFLVLGLASIAVLVLGMFLAQRIIERIDGLEREMAALNAQVVEAGKLSALGEMAAGIAHEINNPVAIMMEEAGWIEDVLGELQEQDAVREIGDSARQIRTQGVRCRDITHKLLSFARRSDREVHAVDINAMVTEMVELSGQKARTVSVHVVVALAEELPPVAASPSELQQVFLNLFNNAFDAMEGSGGTLKVATLMTDGGMVAVNVADTGPGMPEAILQRIYDPFFTTKPVGKGTGLGLSICYGIVNKMGGEIKVSSIVGVGTTFQVLLPPFDPAVHAAHAVQGAGLLAGGERAAFCPAPHAMAQAGPGAAPVPEPHATPDIGDAAPRDQDSTPGMQAGDSGSSAKAPGDGDREDTA; encoded by the coding sequence ATGCCAGACTCCCTGTTCCCCGTCGGCCGTCGCGTCGCGTTGAACCGGCTCATCTACATGGGCATCCTGGTGGCGTCGGTGCTGCCGCTGGTGCTGATCCTGGGGGTCATGAACCTGCATCTGGGTGTTTCGTTTCGCGAGATGGTCTTCGGTCAGGCGCGCGAGATCGCCGACCGGCACAGCCAGAAGATCGACGACTTCTTGCACGAACGCCTTGCCAGCGTGCAGATGCTGGTGGAGGCGCAGGGCGCGGGCCTGCTGGACCCGGCAAACCTGAACCGCAAGCTGGAGGCCATGCGCAGCGCCTATGGCGGGGTGTACGTGGACCTCGGCATGGTGGACGATGCGGGCATCCAGCGGGTGTACGCCGGTCCCCACCGCCTGGAAGGCACCGACTACTCGCACGAAAACTGGTTCCTGCAGGCAGGCGCGCGTGACGTGTTCATCAGCGACGTGTTCATGGGCGTGCGCAAGTCGCCCCATTTCATCGTGGCCGTAAAGCTGATGGTGGACGGCAGGGCGTGGATACTGCGTTCCACCATCGATTTCGCCAGCTTCGTCTCGCTGGTGGAGGACGTGCGCGTGGGGTCCACGGGGCAGGCCTGCATCATCAACCGGGGCGGTGCGTTCCAGACTTCCGGGGGGCGCCATTCGGCGGGCGACGGCGCGCAACTGGCGGCATTCGCCCGCCGGGTGTTCGGCGGGGGCATTGCGGGCATGGACCAGGACCGCGCCTTCGAGGAAGGCGACATGCTGTATGCCATGTCGCGCCTGAAGGGCGGCGACTGGGTGCTGGTGTTCCAGCAGTCCTCGCGCGAGGCGTTGCAGGGCCTGCATGCCGCCCAGCGCACCCTGTTCCTGGTGCTGGGGCTGGCCTCCATCGCGGTGCTGGTGCTGGGCATGTTCCTGGCCCAGCGCATCATAGAGCGCATCGACGGGCTGGAGCGCGAAATGGCTGCCCTCAACGCCCAGGTGGTGGAGGCGGGCAAGTTGTCGGCCCTGGGCGAGATGGCGGCGGGCATCGCCCACGAGATCAACAACCCCGTGGCCATCATGATGGAGGAAGCGGGCTGGATAGAGGACGTGCTGGGCGAATTGCAGGAACAGGACGCCGTGCGCGAGATAGGCGACAGTGCCCGCCAGATCCGTACCCAGGGGGTGCGCTGCCGCGACATCACCCACAAGCTGCTCAGCTTCGCCCGCCGCTCCGACCGCGAGGTGCACGCCGTGGACATCAATGCCATGGTCACCGAGATGGTGGAACTTTCCGGCCAGAAGGCCCGCACCGTCAGCGTGCACGTGGTGGTGGCCCTGGCCGAGGAACTGCCGCCGGTGGCCGCATCGCCCTCCGAGTTGCAGCAGGTGTTCCTGAACCTGTTCAACAACGCCTTCGATGCCATGGAAGGTTCCGGCGGCACCCTGAAGGTGGCCACCCTGATGACCGATGGCGGCATGGTGGCGGTGAACGTGGCCGATACCGGTCCCGGCATGCCGGAAGCCATCCTGCAACGCATCTACGACCCGTTCTTCACCACCAAGCCGGTGGGCAAGGGCACCGGGCTCGGGCTGTCCATCTGCTACGGCATCGTCAACAAGATGGGCGGCGAGATAAAGGTGAGCAGCATCGTGGGGGTGGGCACCACCTTCCAGGTGCTGCTGCCGCCGTTCGACCCGGCCGTGCATGCGGCCCATGCCGTTCAGGGCGCTGGTCTGCTGGCGGGCGGTGAACGCGCGGCCTTCTGTCCTGCCCCGCACGCCATGGCCCAGGCAGGGCCGGGAGCGGCACCCGTGCCGGAGCCCCACGCAACGCCGGATATCGGTGATGCGGCGCCGCGCGATCAGGACAGCACACCCGGCATGCAGGCGGGCGACAGCGGTTCCAGTGCCAAGGCCCCCGGCGACGGGGACAGAGAGGATACGGCATGA
- a CDS encoding response regulator, producing the protein MSDAHSTSPPPGLPSGPPRDGGAGHGPDDAPAPVRLLLVDDEAGFIRVMQKRLTRRGYAVDTAGSGTEALRALRGATYDAAVCDLKMDDMDGFELLRVVRRMAPEMAVIMLTGHGGAEEAREGMRLGAAGYLLKPCEMEELVCAIERALGRPDAG; encoded by the coding sequence ATGAGCGACGCGCACTCGACATCTCCTCCGCCCGGCCTCCCTTCCGGTCCGCCGCGCGACGGCGGTGCGGGCCATGGGCCGGACGACGCCCCCGCGCCTGTCCGGCTGCTGCTGGTGGACGACGAGGCGGGCTTCATCCGGGTGATGCAGAAGCGTCTGACCCGGCGCGGCTACGCGGTGGATACGGCGGGCAGCGGCACCGAGGCCCTGCGCGCCCTGCGCGGCGCCACCTATGACGCGGCCGTGTGCGACCTGAAGATGGACGACATGGACGGCTTCGAGCTGTTGCGCGTGGTGCGGCGCATGGCCCCGGAAATGGCGGTGATCATGCTGACCGGCCATGGCGGGGCGGAAGAAGCCCGCGAGGGCATGCGTCTTGGCGCGGCAGGGTACCTGCTGAAGCCGTGCGAGATGGAGGAACTGGTCTGCGCCATAGAGCGGGCCCTGGGGCGCCCGGACGCGGGGTAG
- a CDS encoding site-2 protease family protein, whose product MFETDIAAKVKLLAAAFVPMLLGMVCHEVAHGWAAWKRGDPTAKMLGRLTLNPLPHLDVMGSLLFVFTALTSPFILGWAKPVPVNPRYFKSIRRDMALVSVAGPLTNMLVALGFALCLRLLTLVLPVELWGGNGVYDFFLYMFFIGIKVNFMLAWFNLIPIPPLDGGSILAGILPRSISWHYQKMERYGLLLLVVLLATGVLFPVLSPLVQHSQAFVLWLVGLD is encoded by the coding sequence ATGTTCGAAACCGATATTGCCGCCAAGGTCAAGCTGTTGGCCGCCGCCTTCGTGCCCATGCTGCTCGGCATGGTCTGCCACGAAGTGGCGCACGGCTGGGCCGCGTGGAAGCGCGGCGACCCCACCGCCAAGATGCTGGGCAGGTTGACCCTGAACCCCCTGCCGCATCTGGACGTGATGGGCTCGCTGCTGTTCGTCTTCACCGCCCTTACCAGTCCCTTCATTCTCGGCTGGGCCAAGCCCGTGCCCGTGAACCCCCGGTACTTCAAGTCCATCCGGCGCGACATGGCGCTGGTTTCCGTGGCCGGTCCGCTGACCAACATGCTGGTGGCCCTGGGGTTCGCCCTGTGCCTGCGCCTGCTTACGCTGGTCCTGCCCGTGGAGCTGTGGGGCGGCAACGGAGTATACGACTTTTTCCTGTACATGTTCTTCATCGGCATCAAGGTGAACTTCATGCTGGCATGGTTCAACCTGATTCCCATTCCGCCGCTGGACGGCGGCAGCATTCTTGCGGGCATCCTGCCGCGCTCCATAAGCTGGCACTACCAGAAGATGGAACGGTACGGGCTGCTTCTGCTGGTGGTGTTGCTGGCGACCGGGGTGCTGTTTCCCGTGTTGTCCCCGCTGGTGCAACATTCACAGGCGTTCGTGCTGTGGCTGGTGGGATTGGACTAG
- the trpS gene encoding tryptophan--tRNA ligase — protein sequence MTTPDKRTVSGMRPTGPLHLGHYFGVLKNWVEMQHEMEAFFFVADWHALTSDYADPARIREFVPELVTDWVAAGLDPEKCVMFQQSHIKEHAELHLILSMITPVSWLERNPTYKEQKQEVVNKDLGNYGFLGYPVLMASDILIYHPKWVPVGQDQLPHLELTREIARRFNFLYGEYFPEPEARLTPAAKCPGLDGRKMSKSYGNAIYLRDTMDEITPKVRGMFTDTNRLRKSDPGNPDVCNLFPYHELMATPEQQAEIRQGCTSASLGCVDCKKIFLENLGAFLGPLHERRAALLANPKGIQDILEAGDTRARAEASRIMAGVRDRLNF from the coding sequence ATGACCACCCCCGACAAGCGCACCGTTTCCGGCATGCGGCCCACCGGGCCGTTGCACCTTGGCCACTACTTCGGCGTGCTGAAGAACTGGGTCGAGATGCAGCATGAAATGGAGGCGTTCTTCTTCGTGGCCGACTGGCACGCCCTGACCAGCGACTACGCCGACCCCGCGCGTATCCGCGAGTTTGTGCCCGAACTGGTCACCGACTGGGTGGCCGCCGGCCTGGACCCGGAAAAGTGCGTGATGTTCCAGCAGTCGCACATCAAGGAACACGCGGAATTGCACCTTATCCTGTCCATGATCACTCCGGTGAGCTGGCTGGAACGCAACCCCACCTACAAGGAACAGAAGCAGGAAGTGGTCAACAAGGACCTCGGCAACTACGGGTTCCTGGGCTACCCTGTGCTGATGGCCTCCGACATCCTGATCTACCACCCCAAATGGGTGCCCGTGGGCCAGGACCAGTTGCCCCACCTGGAGCTGACCCGCGAAATCGCGCGGCGCTTCAACTTCCTGTACGGTGAGTACTTCCCCGAGCCGGAAGCGCGCCTGACCCCGGCGGCCAAGTGTCCCGGCCTTGATGGCCGCAAGATGTCCAAAAGCTACGGCAACGCCATCTACCTGCGCGACACCATGGACGAAATCACCCCCAAGGTGCGCGGCATGTTCACCGACACCAACCGCCTGCGCAAGAGCGACCCCGGCAACCCCGACGTGTGCAACCTGTTCCCCTATCACGAACTGATGGCCACCCCGGAACAGCAGGCCGAAATTCGCCAGGGCTGCACCTCTGCCTCGCTGGGTTGCGTGGACTGCAAGAAGATATTCCTCGAAAACCTCGGTGCCTTCCTGGGCCCGTTGCACGAGCGCCGCGCCGCGCTGCTGGCCAACCCCAAGGGCATTCAGGACATTCTGGAGGCCGGGGACACCCGCGCCCGCGCCGAGGCGTCGAGAATCATGGCGGGCGTGCGAGACCGCCTCAACTTCTAG
- a CDS encoding YkgJ family cysteine cluster protein, with protein MTGETNNCSGCGPAGAEAAQGDETQAFLESLPELHAGQTFQFACHPGVRCFNACCSDLNMPLTPYDVLRLRRNLGMGSEAFINTHARVGQYPDTGFPALFLRMSDHPLKLCPFVSDAGCTVYPDRSGACRTYPLGRATKEDESGNVVEQFFVVREEHCRGFDESGEWSSGTWLADQGLEPYNASNDRYMRLMARCKRQGAAISPKQATMVLLACYQLDRFVDFIRGVKLFDRLEMDADRQQQVLDDEEARLDFAYDWAELVLFGDCAALRMKG; from the coding sequence ATGACCGGCGAGACGAACAACTGTAGCGGATGCGGCCCGGCAGGTGCGGAGGCCGCACAGGGCGACGAGACCCAGGCCTTTCTGGAAAGCCTGCCGGAACTGCATGCGGGCCAGACCTTTCAGTTTGCCTGCCATCCCGGCGTGCGCTGCTTCAACGCCTGCTGTTCCGACCTGAACATGCCGCTCACGCCGTACGACGTGCTGCGGCTGCGCCGCAACCTGGGCATGGGCAGCGAGGCATTCATCAACACCCATGCCAGGGTGGGGCAGTACCCGGACACCGGCTTTCCCGCCCTGTTCCTGCGCATGAGCGACCACCCGCTGAAGCTGTGTCCGTTCGTCAGTGATGCCGGGTGCACCGTGTATCCCGACCGTTCCGGCGCCTGCCGCACCTATCCGTTGGGGCGCGCCACCAAGGAAGACGAGTCGGGCAACGTGGTGGAGCAGTTCTTCGTGGTGCGCGAGGAACACTGTCGCGGGTTCGATGAATCCGGCGAATGGTCCAGCGGCACCTGGCTGGCCGATCAGGGGCTGGAACCGTACAATGCCTCCAACGACCGCTACATGCGCCTCATGGCGCGCTGCAAGCGGCAGGGCGCGGCCATCAGCCCCAAGCAGGCCACCATGGTGCTGCTGGCGTGTTATCAGCTTGACCGTTTCGTCGATTTCATCCGGGGCGTGAAGCTGTTCGATCGGCTGGAGATGGACGCGGACCGTCAGCAGCAGGTGCTGGATGACGAGGAAGCCCGCCTGGATTTCGCCTACGACTGGGCGGAACTGGTGCTGTTCGGCGACTGCGCGGCGTTGCGCATGAAGGGATAG
- the rfaE2 gene encoding D-glycero-beta-D-manno-heptose 1-phosphate adenylyltransferase, which yields MHPAVVDRAVLPALLAPRRAAGQRVVFTNGCYDILHPGHVDLLARARAEGDLLVLGLNSDASVRRQGKGADRPVNPFAVRAYVLAHLASVDHVVEFDEDTPHALIAEIQPDVLVKGGDWSVDRIVGRDIVQARGGRVLSLPLLPGFSTTGLIRRIRAGLSAGEHE from the coding sequence ATGCACCCCGCCGTGGTGGACCGCGCCGTGCTGCCTGCCCTGCTGGCGCCCCGCCGCGCCGCCGGGCAGCGGGTGGTGTTCACCAACGGCTGTTACGACATCCTGCACCCCGGTCACGTGGATCTGCTGGCCCGCGCCAGGGCCGAGGGCGACCTGCTGGTGCTGGGCCTGAATTCCGATGCCTCGGTGCGCCGTCAGGGCAAGGGCGCGGACCGTCCGGTGAACCCCTTCGCGGTGCGGGCCTACGTGCTGGCGCATCTGGCCAGCGTGGACCATGTGGTGGAGTTCGACGAGGATACCCCCCACGCCCTCATCGCGGAAATCCAGCCCGATGTGCTGGTGAAGGGCGGCGACTGGTCCGTGGACCGCATCGTGGGCCGCGACATCGTGCAGGCCCGCGGGGGCCGGGTGCTCAGCCTGCCCCTGTTGCCGGGATTTTCCACCACGGGACTCATTCGGCGCATTCGGGCCGGGCTGTCCGCAGGGGAGCACGAATAG
- a CDS encoding PEP/pyruvate-binding domain-containing protein yields the protein MLAAPPPSSLLERLRGLFGHRRAVDAESRERVMRVFRARYAHFKDLLDSNAELARILADMDEKVAGCTLFGATWLRSQATRAVFHAMRMATALNAISGDAYPALPGVVERINTEITELLESRPQATVEAYALPFAAINGDMVDWVGGKCANLGELTSRVGVPVPRGFAITTRAYYAFMEHDGLMGEIRKRLRDVDPQDPESVLDVAEDIQSLFAAATVPPDVVDALHAACDAAFGSVDDAGVGGGVPLRLAVRSSALSEDSHVSFAGQYLSVLNVNRDGVVDAWKRVVASLFMPQAIVYRLHQGITLDASAMAVACMEMVDSVAAGVLFTRHPVDLLSDSMVINAAWGLGAAVVDGEMEPDTWLFSREDAPRPVARNVVCKARRLTPGEDGRLREEDVPEAQRDTPCLTDAQAAELARIGRQVEAHYGVPQDVEWALDQAGRLLLLQARPLTTTPRGDARTTPLIEGYPVLLHGGEPACPGVGCGPVVQPGSAEELALFPEGGILVAMHSSPSYVLVMQRAQAIVAEAGSITGHMASLAREFGVPTIVNAPGAMTALPAGMQVTVDAFSCRVYLGRVEELLPLREEHAVCLRDTPIHNLLKQVAALVSPLNLHDPKAADFTPAACRTIHDVMRFVHELSYAHMFRLSDTVSDAGAVAVEMKAPVPLDLHVIDLGGGLAGVDGPYVWPEQAVSAPFKALLEGMLDPAVHHREPRPVDMSGFLSVMSRHMIEPPTMHGQRFGDRSYALVSDKYLNFSSRVGYHYGVLDAYCGQTMNKNYITFQFKGGAADETRKNRRVRCIGIILESLGFHVEVRGDMVTARYQKFAAAQIAERLVQLGRLLIVTRQMDMLMVDEAAVQRFADNFLHGRYH from the coding sequence ATGCTTGCCGCGCCGCCGCCTTCCTCGCTGCTGGAACGCCTGCGCGGGCTGTTCGGCCACAGGCGCGCCGTGGACGCCGAATCGCGCGAACGGGTCATGCGGGTATTCCGCGCCCGCTACGCCCACTTCAAGGACCTGCTGGACTCCAACGCCGAGCTTGCACGCATTCTCGCGGACATGGACGAGAAGGTCGCGGGGTGTACCCTGTTCGGGGCCACGTGGCTGCGCTCGCAAGCCACCCGCGCGGTGTTCCACGCCATGCGCATGGCCACCGCGCTCAATGCCATCTCGGGCGATGCCTACCCCGCCCTGCCCGGCGTGGTGGAACGCATCAACACCGAAATCACCGAACTGCTCGAAAGCCGCCCCCAGGCCACGGTGGAGGCCTACGCCCTGCCCTTTGCCGCAATCAACGGCGACATGGTGGACTGGGTGGGGGGCAAGTGCGCCAACCTCGGCGAACTGACCTCGCGCGTGGGGGTGCCGGTGCCGCGCGGCTTTGCCATAACCACCCGCGCTTACTACGCCTTCATGGAACATGACGGACTGATGGGCGAAATACGCAAGCGCTTGCGCGATGTGGACCCCCAGGACCCGGAAAGCGTGCTGGACGTGGCCGAGGACATCCAGTCCCTGTTTGCCGCCGCCACCGTGCCGCCGGATGTGGTGGACGCCCTGCACGCCGCCTGCGACGCGGCGTTCGGCTCCGTGGATGATGCAGGCGTTGGCGGCGGGGTTCCACTGCGGCTGGCGGTTCGCTCCAGCGCGCTCAGCGAGGACAGTCACGTGTCCTTCGCCGGGCAGTACCTTTCGGTGCTCAACGTGAACCGCGACGGCGTGGTGGATGCGTGGAAGCGGGTGGTGGCCAGCCTGTTCATGCCCCAGGCCATCGTGTACCGCCTGCACCAGGGCATCACCCTGGATGCCAGCGCCATGGCCGTGGCCTGCATGGAGATGGTGGATTCCGTGGCTGCGGGGGTACTGTTCACCCGCCACCCGGTGGACCTGCTGTCCGATTCCATGGTCATCAACGCCGCATGGGGACTGGGCGCGGCCGTGGTGGACGGAGAGATGGAACCGGACACCTGGCTGTTCAGCCGCGAGGATGCGCCCCGCCCGGTAGCGCGCAACGTGGTGTGCAAGGCCCGTCGCCTGACCCCCGGCGAGGACGGGCGCCTGCGCGAGGAAGACGTGCCCGAGGCCCAGCGCGACACCCCCTGCCTGACCGACGCCCAGGCCGCCGAGCTCGCCCGCATCGGCAGGCAGGTGGAGGCGCACTACGGTGTGCCGCAGGACGTGGAATGGGCGCTGGACCAGGCCGGACGGCTGTTGCTGCTCCAGGCCCGCCCGCTGACCACCACCCCGCGCGGCGACGCGCGCACCACGCCGCTCATCGAGGGCTATCCGGTACTGTTGCACGGCGGCGAGCCCGCCTGCCCCGGCGTGGGCTGCGGCCCCGTGGTCCAGCCCGGAAGCGCGGAGGAACTGGCCCTGTTCCCGGAAGGTGGCATCCTGGTGGCCATGCATTCCTCGCCGTCCTACGTGCTGGTCATGCAGCGCGCCCAGGCCATCGTGGCGGAGGCGGGCAGCATCACCGGGCACATGGCCTCGCTGGCGCGGGAATTCGGCGTGCCCACCATCGTCAACGCGCCGGGGGCCATGACCGCACTGCCCGCAGGCATGCAGGTGACCGTGGACGCCTTCTCCTGCCGGGTCTACCTAGGCCGGGTGGAGGAACTGCTGCCCCTGCGCGAGGAACACGCCGTGTGCCTGCGCGATACGCCCATCCACAACCTGCTCAAGCAGGTGGCCGCACTGGTCTCGCCGCTCAACCTGCACGACCCCAAGGCCGCCGACTTCACCCCCGCCGCATGCCGCACCATCCATGACGTGATGCGCTTCGTGCACGAACTGTCCTATGCCCACATGTTCCGGCTGTCGGACACCGTGTCCGATGCCGGTGCGGTGGCCGTTGAAATGAAGGCCCCGGTGCCGCTGGACCTGCACGTCATCGACCTGGGGGGCGGCCTTGCCGGGGTGGATGGCCCCTATGTATGGCCGGAACAGGCGGTTTCCGCTCCGTTCAAGGCCTTGCTTGAAGGCATGCTGGACCCGGCGGTGCACCACCGCGAGCCGCGCCCGGTGGACATGAGCGGCTTTCTGTCCGTCATGAGCCGCCACATGATCGAACCGCCTACCATGCACGGTCAACGCTTCGGCGACCGCAGCTATGCGCTGGTATCCGACAAGTACCTGAACTTCAGTTCACGCGTGGGCTACCACTACGGGGTGCTGGACGCCTACTGCGGCCAGACCATGAACAAGAACTACATCACCTTCCAGTTCAAGGGCGGGGCAGCGGACGAAACGCGCAAGAACCGCCGGGTGCGCTGCATCGGCATCATCCTGGAATCCCTGGGCTTCCATGTCGAGGTGCGCGGCGACATGGTCACCGCCCGCTACCAGAAGTTCGCGGCGGCCCAGATTGCGGAGCGTCTGGTGCAGCTGGGGCGGCTGCTCATCGTCACCCGCCAGATGGACATGCTGATGGTGGACGAGGCGGCGGTACAGCGCTTCGCGGACAATTTCCTGCACGGGCGCTACCACTGA